Proteins from a genomic interval of Drosophila melanogaster chromosome 2R:
- the CG17807 gene encoding uncharacterized protein translates to MHVEETQQKVNKAKKADKKQRRCLAIIKSDCEVSPSAEPTPYLAVLNVGLSNGLTEECLLTEAAATGGKVIQVVMLPGKSYCFFICASLEDSQLIYEGMHNISTIGQQGAVAYLSYIRQLPALAGKSEWNKPLPRGLHIIADFVTEEEESTLLRAIGEDGRTSEVTGSLKHRNVKHFGFEFLYGTNNVDPSKPLEQSIPSACDILWPRLNSFASTWDWSSPDQLTVNEYEPGHGIPPHVDTHSAFLDPILSLSLQSDVVMDFRRGDDQVQVRLPRRSLLIMSGEARYDWTHGIRPKHIDVVPSASGGLTTQARGKRTSLTFRRLRKGPCDCSYPALCDTQQTKVPQELHASLAAQAITLEQQNVHEVYDKIADHFSETRHTPWPQVSEFLDSFEPQSVVLDIGCGNGKYLSCNPLLLSVGCDRAQGLLAVGRRKGQNVFRCDCLVVPVRSSSIDGCISIAVIHHLATKERRLAALQEMARVLRPGGRALVYVWAKDQRKNDKKSTYLRQNKAVNKERTTEQQQRQKQHQELEQQLSNNNPLPVHTNRTEFQQQDVLVPWKTKDEQKTTYLRYYHVFEEQELENLVSQVHEVQLIKSYYDQGNHCAIFEKLSNNSL, encoded by the coding sequence ATGCACGTTGAGGAAACACAGCAAAAGGTAAACAAGGCCAAAAAGGCGGATAAAAAGCAGCGAAGATGTCTGGCAATCATCAAAAGTGACTGCGAGGTGTCTCCAAGCGCTGAACCCACCCCTTACCTGGCGGTTCTCAACGTGGGACTCAGCAATGGACTCACGGAGGAGTGTTTGCTCACGGAGGCTGCCGCGACCGGTGGAAAAGTCATCCAAGTGGTCATGTTGCCGGGCAAATCGTactgtttttttatttgtgccaGCTTGGAAGACTCCCAGCTCATCTATGAGGGAATGCACAATATATCGACCATTGGACAACAGGGAGCTGTAGCCTACCTTAGCTATATAAGGCAACTACCGGCACTTGCGGGAAAAAGTGAGTGGAACAAGCCTCTTCCCAGAGGCCTTCACATAATTGCTGACTTTGTCACCGAAGAGGAGGAGTCAACGCTGTTGAGGGCCATTGGCGAGGATGGCAGAACCTCCGAAGTCACGGGATCTCTAAAGCATCGAAACGTCAAGCACTTCGGCTTTGAGTTTCTTTACGGCACCAATAATGTGGATCCCTCGAAGCCTCTGGAACAGTCGATACCATCAGCATGTGATATTCTATGGCCACGACTAAATAGCTTCGCTTCCACCTGGGACTGGAGTTCTCCTGACCAGCTGACAGTGAATGAATACGAACCCGGTCATGGAATTCCCCCGCATGTGGACACACATAGTGCTTTCTTGGATCCCATTCTTTCGCTGTCCCTGCAATCCGACGTGGTAATGGACTTCCGCCGAGGAGATGACCAGGTTCAAGTCAGACTTCCGCGCCGATCCTTGCTAATAATGTCGGGTGAAGCTCGATACGATTGGACGCATGGCATCAGACCGAAGCACATTGATGTGGTACCCAGTGCATCTGGCGGTTTGACCACTCAAGCCCGCGGCAAGAGAACTTCTTTGACTTTTCGACGCCTGCGAAAAGGTCCCTGCGACTGTTCATACCCCGCGCTTTGCGACACACAGCAAACCAAGGTACCACAGGAGTTGCACGCATCGCTAGCTGCTCAGGCCATCACTCTGGAGCAACAGAACGTCCACGAGGTGTACGATAAGATTGCGGATCACTTCAGCGAAACGCGGCACACGCCTTGGCCACAAGTATCTGAATTTCTGGACTCCTTTGAGCCCCAATCTGTGGTGCTGGACATTGGTTGCGGCAATGGCAAGTATCTAAGCTGCAACCCGCTGCTCCTGTCCGTTGGTTGCGACAGAGCGCAAGGACTACTTGCTGTAGGTCGTCGGAAGGGACAAAACGTGTTTCGATGCGACTGTCTTGTGGTGCCCGTTCGCTCGTCCAGCATCGATGGCTGCATCAGTATAGCGGTTATTCATCACCTGGCCACCAAGGAGCGTCGATTGGCCGCCTTGCAGGAGATGGCACGTGTCCTCCGACCTGGAGGACGTGCTTTGGTTTACGTTTGGGCCAAGGATCAGCGAAAGAATGATAAGAAGTCGACTTATCTACGTCAAAATAAGGCAGTGAACAAGGAGCGTACCactgagcagcagcagcgtcagAAGCAACATCAGGaactggagcagcagctgtCCAATAATAACCCACTTCCTGTTCACACTAATCGCACAGAGTTCCAGCAGCAAGATGTTCTGGTGCCGTGGAAGACCAAGGATGAGCAGAAGACCACTTATCTGCGATACTACCATGTTTTCGAGGAACAGGAACTGGAAAACCTTGTGTCCCAAGTGCATGAGGTACAATTAATCAAAAGCTACTACGACCAGGGCAATCATTGCGCGATTTTTGAGAAACTATCAAATAACTCTTTATGA